In Kordia antarctica, the following proteins share a genomic window:
- the metF gene encoding methylenetetrahydrofolate reductase [NAD(P)H] yields MKVTEHITNADGKTMFSFEILPPLKGQDIKSIFDNIDPLMEYKPPFIDVTYHREEYTFKELGNGLLKRQVVKKRPGTVGICAAIQNRYQVDAIPHILCGGFTKEDTENFLIDLDFLGIDNVVALRGDAVKSETYFKPEKEGHQYASELVSQIQELNNGKYLDEELQNSSQTNFCVGVAGYPEKHMEAPSLDSDIHFLKKKIKAGAEYIVTQMFFDNEKFFAFVEKCRKEGITVPIIPGLKPIATRKQLNMIPHRFHVDLPDDLIMGIVRCKDNKEVRQVGIEWCTQQSKELIKAGVPILHYYSMGRSSNIEAIAKAVF; encoded by the coding sequence ATGAAAGTAACAGAACATATCACCAATGCAGACGGAAAAACAATGTTTTCCTTTGAAATATTACCGCCATTAAAAGGACAAGACATCAAATCAATTTTTGATAATATTGATCCGTTAATGGAATACAAACCACCATTTATTGACGTCACGTATCACCGAGAAGAATATACATTTAAGGAATTGGGCAACGGATTGTTGAAAAGACAAGTCGTAAAAAAACGTCCAGGAACAGTTGGAATTTGCGCGGCGATTCAGAATAGATATCAAGTAGATGCGATTCCACATATTTTGTGTGGCGGATTTACGAAAGAAGACACTGAAAATTTTTTGATTGATCTTGATTTTTTAGGAATTGACAATGTGGTTGCTTTGCGTGGCGATGCAGTAAAAAGCGAAACTTATTTTAAGCCAGAAAAAGAAGGACATCAATATGCTTCCGAATTGGTAAGTCAAATACAGGAGTTAAATAATGGGAAATATTTGGATGAAGAATTGCAAAACTCATCTCAAACAAATTTCTGTGTTGGTGTTGCAGGTTATCCTGAAAAACATATGGAAGCACCGAGTTTAGATTCGGACATTCATTTTTTGAAAAAGAAGATAAAAGCTGGCGCGGAATATATTGTAACACAAATGTTTTTTGATAATGAGAAATTCTTTGCATTCGTAGAAAAATGTCGAAAAGAAGGAATTACAGTGCCAATTATTCCAGGATTAAAACCGATTGCGACGCGGAAACAATTGAATATGATTCCACATCGTTTTCATGTTGATTTACCCGACGATTTAATTATGGGTATTGTACGTTGTAAAGATAATAAAGAAGTTCGCCAGGTCGGAATTGAATGGTGTACGCAGCAAAGTAAAGAATTAATTAAAGCTGGCGTACCAATTTTGCATTACTATTCTATGGGAAGGTCGAGCAATATTGAAGCGATTGCGAAAGCGGTATTTTAA
- a CDS encoding class I lanthipeptide, with the protein MKKKSIQKLSLNKASISTLNANAIKGGTIGGTLFCQSVNICETIDYTRCRNEYNCQIYQTPTDQNF; encoded by the coding sequence ATGAAAAAAAAGTCAATTCAAAAATTATCATTAAATAAAGCATCCATTTCTACATTGAATGCAAATGCGATTAAAGGAGGAACTATTGGAGGAACCCTATTTTGCCAATCCGTAAATATTTGTGAAACTATCGATTACACACGCTGTAGAAACGAATATAACTGTCAAATTTATCAAACTCCAACTGATCAAAATTTTTAG
- a CDS encoding acyloxyacyl hydrolase, translated as MRNVVFLIFIYSCFCVAQETPQKGATLDVNYFGGSIVRHNDDILHLISGHPEGFIISYNRKTFGYDDWSEFYNYPDYGVSLSYQNLKNQYLGKNVALYAHYNFYLFKRNVIFRIGQGFAYTNNPYDKKDNFRNIAFGSRIMSSTYLMLNYKKENIFDRFGLQAGLSFIHYSNANVKAPNTSINTLALNVGVNYNLDDISQIEYQKNDSIQNFSESIKYNIVLRSGINESDAIGSGQYGFTILSAYADKRLGRRSAIQVGTEVFYSNFLKEWIRHRSIAFPNGEVKGDEDFKRVGVFVGHELFINKFSIITQFGYYVYYPVDFEGRTYIRAGMKRYIGKKWFVVGTLKSHTAKAEAFELGVGIRL; from the coding sequence ATGAGAAATGTAGTTTTTTTAATATTCATCTATTCGTGTTTTTGTGTAGCACAAGAAACACCACAAAAAGGCGCAACGCTAGATGTCAATTATTTTGGCGGAAGCATTGTACGTCATAATGACGATATTTTACACTTAATTTCAGGACATCCAGAAGGTTTCATCATTAGTTACAACCGAAAAACATTTGGGTATGATGATTGGTCAGAATTCTATAACTATCCAGATTATGGTGTTTCTTTAAGTTATCAAAATCTAAAAAATCAATATTTAGGCAAAAATGTTGCGTTGTATGCACATTACAATTTCTACCTTTTCAAACGAAATGTCATATTTCGAATTGGTCAAGGATTTGCGTATACAAACAATCCGTACGACAAAAAGGACAACTTTAGAAATATTGCATTTGGTTCTCGCATCATGAGTAGCACCTATTTAATGCTCAATTATAAAAAGGAAAACATCTTTGACCGATTTGGCTTACAAGCAGGTTTATCGTTCATTCACTATTCCAATGCAAATGTAAAAGCACCAAATACAAGTATCAATACATTGGCTTTAAATGTTGGTGTAAATTATAATTTAGATGATATTTCTCAGATTGAATATCAAAAAAATGATAGCATTCAAAACTTTTCAGAATCAATCAAATATAACATTGTCTTACGTTCAGGAATTAACGAAAGCGACGCCATAGGAAGCGGACAATATGGTTTTACAATTCTTTCTGCGTATGCAGACAAACGATTGGGAAGAAGAAGCGCAATTCAGGTGGGAACAGAAGTCTTTTATTCTAACTTTTTAAAAGAATGGATTCGACACAGATCAATTGCATTTCCTAACGGAGAAGTCAAAGGTGATGAAGATTTTAAGCGTGTTGGCGTATTTGTGGGACACGAATTATTTATCAATAAATTTTCAATAATTACACAATTCGGATATTATGTATACTATCCTGTAGATTTTGAAGGAAGAACCTACATACGCGCCGGAATGAAACGATATATTGGCAAAAAGTGGTTTGTGGTTGGTACGCTAAAATCTCATACGGCAAAAGCAGAAGCCTTTGAATTAGGTGTTGGAATTAGATTGTAA
- a CDS encoding vitamin B12 dependent-methionine synthase activation domain-containing protein: MRDSEQTNNQQQKTNNVKRKQTKFMRLSGLEPLVLNENSNFTNVGERTNVAGSRKFLRLIKDEKFDEALAIARHQVDGGAQIIDINMDDGLIDGKEAMVKFLNLIAAEPDICRVPIMIDSSKWEIIEAGLQVVQGKSVVNSISLKEGEEKFIWEATQVKRYGAAVIVMAFDEVGQADNYERRLEIVKRSYDVLVNKVGFAEEDIIFDLNIFPVATGMDEHRRNAIDFIEATRWTRETYPNVSVSGGVSNVSFSFRGNDTVREAMHSVFLYHAIQAGMNMGIVNPAMLEVYDEIPKDLLEHVEDVIFDRREDATERLLDLAEAFKGVKKDDTEAVQEWRSYELQDRITHSLVKGIDKYILEDIEEARLQAEKPIEVIEGNLMIGMNVVGDLFGSGKMFLPQVVKSARVMKKAVAYLNPFIEAEKKKNAPKSPKGTLHWKTADPMLYGLLKEYAKKMRNEPTEAEALLWNVLSGKKLDGYKFRRQHIIGSFIVDFICLKSNLIIEVDGLIHQLPENKISDVTRTRWLEDEGYKVVRVTNNEVLSNLDSVLEKVTDVLEASPSGTGGAGKILMATVKGDVHDIGKNIVSVVLGCNNYEIVDLGVMVAPEKIIAAAKAENVDVIGLSGLITPSLDEMVYLAKEMERQNFSIPLLIGGATTSKAHTAVKIDPEYKNAVVYVNDASRAVTVVGDLLSKKKSKEYRENLKKDYDEFREKFLKRKKTKSYFSLATARKKKYKIDWKTSNIVKPKELGIQKLTQLSLKELVPFIDWSPFFRSWDLHGRFPNILTDAIVGEQATQLFADAQEMIKEIIAKQSLKAKAIFGLFEANTINDDDISIQKNGKEIAVFRTLRQQSEKRAEVPNIALADFIAPKESGKQDYMGAFCVAIFGVDKLANSYKKKEDDYNAIMAQAIADRFAEALAEYLHKQVRIKHWSYGIDEELTNEDLIKENYKGIRPAPGYPACPDHLEKETIWELLDVEKVIGVTLTESLAMWPAAAVSGYYFGNEEAKYFGLGKITQDQVEDFANRKGISVEKAQKWLHPAIAD; this comes from the coding sequence ATGCGAGATTCTGAGCAAACCAACAACCAACAACAAAAAACCAACAACGTGAAGCGAAAGCAAACAAAATTCATGCGCCTTTCAGGTTTAGAACCTTTAGTTTTAAACGAAAATAGCAACTTTACAAATGTAGGTGAACGTACAAATGTAGCAGGTTCACGTAAATTCTTGCGACTCATTAAAGACGAAAAATTTGATGAAGCCTTGGCAATTGCCAGACATCAAGTTGATGGCGGAGCGCAAATCATTGACATCAACATGGACGATGGTTTAATAGACGGAAAAGAAGCAATGGTAAAGTTTCTAAACCTTATCGCTGCCGAACCAGATATTTGTCGTGTGCCAATAATGATAGACAGTTCCAAGTGGGAAATCATAGAAGCAGGATTGCAAGTGGTACAAGGAAAATCGGTGGTAAACTCAATCTCTTTAAAAGAAGGTGAAGAAAAATTCATTTGGGAAGCAACTCAAGTCAAACGGTATGGGGCCGCAGTAATTGTGATGGCTTTTGATGAGGTTGGACAAGCAGACAACTACGAAAGACGTTTGGAAATTGTCAAACGTTCGTACGACGTATTAGTAAACAAAGTAGGATTTGCTGAAGAAGATATCATTTTCGACTTAAACATATTTCCCGTAGCTACAGGAATGGATGAACATCGCAGAAATGCAATTGATTTCATCGAAGCAACACGTTGGACGCGCGAAACCTATCCAAATGTAAGTGTAAGTGGCGGCGTGAGTAATGTGTCATTCTCGTTCAGAGGAAACGATACCGTGCGTGAAGCAATGCATTCTGTTTTTCTATATCATGCCATTCAAGCTGGAATGAACATGGGAATCGTAAATCCAGCCATGTTGGAAGTCTATGACGAAATCCCGAAAGACTTGCTGGAACACGTGGAAGATGTAATATTTGATCGCAGAGAAGATGCTACGGAACGCTTGTTAGATCTAGCGGAAGCTTTCAAAGGAGTCAAAAAAGACGATACAGAAGCTGTGCAAGAATGGCGTAGTTATGAATTGCAAGATCGAATCACACATTCGCTCGTAAAAGGAATTGACAAATACATTCTTGAAGACATAGAAGAAGCACGTTTGCAAGCCGAAAAACCAATAGAAGTCATTGAAGGAAATTTGATGATCGGAATGAATGTCGTAGGAGATTTATTTGGTTCAGGAAAAATGTTTCTGCCACAAGTTGTAAAATCGGCGCGTGTTATGAAAAAAGCAGTCGCATACCTAAATCCGTTCATTGAAGCGGAAAAAAAGAAAAATGCCCCTAAATCCCCAAAGGGGACTTTACATTGGAAAACGGCTGATCCTATGCTATACGGTTTGTTGAAAGAGTACGCTAAAAAAATGCGGAATGAACCAACGGAAGCAGAAGCTTTATTGTGGAATGTACTAAGCGGTAAAAAATTAGATGGATATAAATTTAGAAGACAACACATTATAGGAAGTTTTATTGTTGATTTTATCTGCTTAAAATCTAATCTAATTATAGAAGTAGATGGATTAATTCATCAATTGCCTGAAAATAAAATATCAGATGTAACCCGAACTAGATGGTTAGAAGATGAAGGATATAAAGTAGTACGAGTTACAAATAATGAAGTATTATCTAATCTTGACAGTGTATTAGAAAAAGTAACTGACGTACTGGAAGCTTCCCCTTCGGGGACGGGAGGGGCTGGAAAAATTTTAATGGCAACCGTAAAAGGAGACGTTCATGATATTGGAAAAAATATTGTAAGTGTTGTGCTTGGTTGTAATAACTACGAAATTGTAGATTTAGGTGTTATGGTAGCGCCAGAAAAAATCATTGCTGCTGCCAAAGCCGAAAACGTAGATGTCATTGGATTATCGGGTTTAATTACGCCTTCGCTTGATGAAATGGTGTATTTGGCAAAAGAAATGGAACGTCAAAACTTTAGCATTCCACTGCTAATTGGTGGCGCAACAACTTCCAAAGCACATACAGCTGTAAAAATTGATCCTGAATACAAAAATGCGGTAGTTTATGTCAACGATGCATCAAGAGCAGTAACCGTAGTTGGTGATTTATTAAGTAAGAAAAAATCAAAGGAATATCGTGAAAATCTAAAGAAAGATTATGATGAATTTCGTGAGAAATTCTTAAAACGTAAAAAAACAAAATCATATTTTTCATTAGCAACTGCGAGAAAGAAGAAGTATAAAATTGATTGGAAAACAAGCAATATTGTAAAACCAAAAGAACTCGGAATTCAGAAGTTGACTCAGCTAAGTTTAAAAGAATTAGTTCCGTTTATTGATTGGAGTCCATTTTTTAGATCGTGGGATTTACACGGACGTTTCCCTAATATTTTAACAGATGCTATTGTTGGCGAACAAGCGACGCAATTATTCGCAGATGCGCAAGAAATGATTAAAGAAATCATTGCGAAACAATCATTAAAAGCAAAAGCAATTTTTGGATTGTTTGAAGCAAATACCATCAACGACGACGATATTTCTATTCAGAAGAATGGAAAAGAAATTGCTGTTTTTAGAACGCTTCGTCAACAATCGGAAAAACGTGCGGAAGTTCCAAATATTGCATTGGCAGACTTTATTGCGCCAAAAGAAAGTGGAAAGCAAGATTATATGGGCGCGTTTTGTGTTGCCATATTTGGTGTAGATAAATTAGCAAATAGTTACAAGAAAAAAGAAGATGATTACAATGCAATTATGGCGCAAGCTATTGCAGACAGATTTGCAGAAGCTTTAGCAGAATATTTACACAAACAAGTTCGAATTAAACATTGGAGTTACGGAATTGATGAAGAGTTAACCAACGAAGACTTAATTAAGGAAAATTATAAAGGAATTCGTCCTGCGCCAGGATATCCGGCATGTCCAGATCATTTGGAAAAAGAAACCATTTGGGAATTGCTCGATGTAGAAAAAGTAATTGGCGTTACGTTAACGGAAAGTTTAGCAATGTGGCCAGCCGCCGCAGTTTCGGGTTATTACTTTGGAAATGAAGAAGCGAAGTATTTTGGATTGGGAAAAATTACCCAAGATCAAGTAGAAGATTTTGCAAATAGAAAAGGAATATCAGTAGAAAAAGCACAAAAATGGTTGCATCCAGCGATAGCGGATTAA
- a CDS encoding head GIN domain-containing protein produces the protein MKKTYYILLLIAISSCDNEDANDCFQTSGSIITKEIRVNDFSKIEVNEGINLVLKEGLSQEILIETGANLINEVEATVIGDKLFLYDHNNCNYVRDYGITTIYVTSPNITEIRSKTQYEVRSDGILTFQNLALISENFTIDNAASGNFRLQMQNQELSIEFNNLSNLFISGSTDRFNINFPGGNSRVEAEDFTANVVNIFSRGSNDIIINPQLELSGDIYGTGDVIAVNRPVLVTLTAHYIGSLLFQD, from the coding sequence ATGAAAAAAACATACTACATATTACTACTTATAGCAATTAGTTCTTGCGATAATGAAGATGCAAACGATTGTTTTCAAACGTCGGGAAGTATCATCACCAAAGAAATTCGTGTGAATGATTTCTCCAAAATAGAAGTCAATGAAGGAATTAATTTAGTTTTAAAAGAAGGTTTGAGTCAAGAAATACTGATTGAAACTGGCGCAAACCTAATCAATGAAGTAGAGGCAACTGTGATTGGCGACAAACTATTTTTATACGATCATAACAATTGTAATTACGTGCGCGATTATGGAATTACAACCATTTACGTGACGTCACCAAACATTACGGAAATTCGCAGTAAAACACAATATGAAGTACGTTCTGACGGAATACTAACCTTTCAGAATCTCGCGTTGATATCCGAAAACTTCACAATTGATAATGCAGCTTCTGGGAATTTCAGATTGCAAATGCAAAATCAAGAGTTAAGTATTGAATTCAACAACTTATCAAACTTGTTCATTTCGGGAAGTACAGATCGTTTTAATATCAATTTTCCAGGTGGAAACTCACGTGTAGAAGCGGAAGATTTTACTGCAAACGTAGTTAATATATTTTCTCGCGGAAGCAATGATATCATCATAAATCCACAATTAGAACTTTCAGGAGATATTTACGGAACTGGAGATGTAATTGCGGTAAATCGTCCAGTTTTGGTAACACTTACAGCACATTATATTGGAAGTTTAC